One region of Flavobacterium sp. GSB-24 genomic DNA includes:
- a CDS encoding response regulator, with the protein MEKKKVLIVDDDSRNIFALVNTLKAKSFDCLSCLSAEEALKILSNDNSIDAVLMDMMMPEMDGYEAIPLIKAIPSQESTFVVAVTAQAMNGDREKCLEAGADAYISKPVDVDKLLQILGEI; encoded by the coding sequence ATGGAAAAGAAAAAAGTATTAATTGTAGATGACGATTCTAGAAATATTTTTGCTTTAGTGAATACTTTAAAAGCAAAATCTTTTGACTGTTTGTCTTGTTTAAGCGCAGAAGAAGCTTTAAAAATATTATCAAATGACAATTCTATAGATGCCGTTTTGATGGATATGATGATGCCAGAAATGGATGGTTATGAAGCGATTCCGCTGATAAAAGCAATTCCGTCACAAGAATCTACTTTTGTCGTGGCAGTAACTGCCCAGGCAATGAATGGAGATAGAGAAAAATGTTTAGAGGCTGGAGCTGATGCCTACATCTCAAAACCCGTAGATGTTGATAAATTACTTCAAATCTTGGGTGAAATTTAA
- a CDS encoding protein-glutamate O-methyltransferase CheR, translating into MIEDIELETLINEIYEYYGFDFGSYSRASLKRRVNRVFYLDGFKHFHEFLSKVRRDPEYCKRMIDEITVNVTEMFRDPSFYMALRKEVLPLLGTKPFIRIWHAGCSTGEEVYSMAIMLKEAGLLHKSILYATDINATVLETAKSGIFPLRMIKDYADNYRDSGGQEDFSDYYIANYGFAKFNENLSEKMVFSQHNLVSDTSFNEFDLILCRNVLIYFDNNLQKRVISLFDDSLAPLGFLALGTKETIKYSISQTKYKQFDKEKIWRKIK; encoded by the coding sequence ATGATTGAAGATATTGAATTAGAAACTCTTATAAATGAAATTTACGAATATTATGGTTTTGATTTTGGAAGTTATTCCAGAGCCTCACTTAAAAGACGCGTAAACAGGGTTTTTTATTTGGATGGCTTTAAACATTTTCATGAATTTTTGTCAAAAGTTCGAAGAGATCCGGAGTATTGTAAAAGAATGATTGATGAAATAACGGTTAATGTTACAGAAATGTTTCGTGATCCGTCTTTCTATATGGCACTTCGAAAAGAAGTTCTCCCGCTCTTAGGAACTAAGCCGTTTATAAGAATATGGCATGCAGGATGTTCTACAGGCGAAGAAGTGTATTCTATGGCTATTATGTTGAAAGAAGCAGGTTTACTGCATAAATCAATATTGTATGCAACAGACATCAATGCAACCGTTTTAGAAACAGCAAAAAGCGGTATTTTTCCGTTGAGAATGATAAAAGACTACGCCGATAATTATCGAGATTCTGGAGGGCAGGAAGATTTTTCGGATTATTATATTGCAAATTATGGTTTTGCGAAGTTTAATGAAAACCTTTCTGAAAAAATGGTTTTCTCTCAGCATAATTTAGTGTCAGACACTTCTTTTAATGAGTTTGACCTTATTTTATGCAGAAATGTTTTAATTTATTTTGATAATAATCTACAGAAAAGAGTTATAAGCCTTTTTGATGATAGTCTGGCTCCACTAGGTTTTCTGGCACTCGGGACAAAAGAAACAATCAAATATTCTATCTCTCAAACCAAATACAAACAATTTGATAAAGAGAAAATATGGAGGAAAATAAAATAA
- a CDS encoding chemotaxis protein CheB has product MEENKIINHYKVVIIGGSAGSLQALLQILPFIEDSISFALVIVVHRKSTDEQTLEDLIALRSKIKVKEVEDKVKLRTGFIYIAPSNYHLLFEKDETLSLDTSEKINYSRPSIDVSFESAAEIYGPDLIGILLSGSNSDGTVGLKAIQAAGGKIVIQNPLSADMPFMPNNAILHTTPDFVLSTEEILEFIKQINKL; this is encoded by the coding sequence ATGGAGGAAAATAAAATAATAAATCATTATAAAGTAGTTATAATTGGAGGCTCTGCAGGAAGTTTACAAGCACTATTACAGATTTTGCCATTTATCGAAGATTCTATTTCTTTTGCCTTGGTAATCGTTGTACATAGAAAAAGTACAGACGAGCAAACCTTGGAAGATTTAATTGCTTTGAGATCCAAAATAAAAGTAAAAGAAGTAGAGGACAAGGTAAAATTAAGAACTGGATTCATTTACATTGCACCTTCAAATTATCATTTGTTGTTTGAAAAAGACGAAACTCTTTCGTTAGATACTTCAGAAAAAATAAATTACAGCAGACCAAGTATTGATGTTTCTTTTGAATCTGCAGCCGAAATATATGGCCCAGATTTAATCGGAATACTGCTTTCTGGTTCAAATTCTGATGGAACTGTTGGATTAAAAGCCATTCAGGCGGCGGGCGGTAAAATTGTGATTCAAAACCCGTTGTCTGCAGATATGCCTTTTATGCCTAACAACGCCATTTTACACACAACGCCAGATTTTGTTTTAAGTACCGAAGAAATCTTAGAATTCATAAAACAAATAAATAAACTTTAG
- a CDS encoding porin family protein encodes MKKGLLLLFMLFSIAQARSQVLISLIFGDKLNSPFLEFGLEGGINLSDISGLESSGTNPGFNLGFYFDFRSKKNPAWMINTGVIVKSPMGAHHLPVYSLDDINLDNTFEGGSVNREIRYFNVPILIKYQFKNRIYVKTGPQFGLLASAFDEFTNEINKNDVTYKKKIRDEIRVIDAGIALGTGYHMNVGNGLNITIQYYYGLVPVMKGDGPNVYNRSLYLTAGIPIGKGKAAQRRAEKNAEMNKVILPEDKN; translated from the coding sequence ATGAAAAAAGGTTTATTATTGCTTTTTATGCTTTTCTCCATTGCTCAAGCGCGGTCTCAAGTTTTAATTTCCTTAATTTTTGGAGATAAACTAAATTCGCCTTTTTTAGAATTTGGTCTAGAAGGCGGAATCAACCTTTCTGATATTTCTGGGCTCGAAAGTTCTGGAACTAATCCTGGTTTTAATCTGGGTTTTTATTTTGATTTTAGATCGAAAAAAAATCCCGCATGGATGATTAATACAGGTGTTATTGTTAAATCGCCAATGGGTGCGCACCACCTTCCTGTTTACTCTTTAGATGATATTAACTTGGATAATACTTTTGAAGGTGGAAGTGTCAATCGTGAAATACGCTATTTTAATGTGCCGATTTTAATTAAATACCAATTTAAGAACAGGATCTATGTCAAAACCGGACCTCAATTTGGACTTCTGGCTTCGGCTTTTGATGAGTTTACCAACGAGATTAATAAAAACGATGTTACTTATAAGAAAAAAATCAGAGACGAGATTCGTGTTATAGATGCTGGAATAGCTTTGGGAACCGGCTATCATATGAATGTTGGCAACGGATTAAATATAACAATTCAATATTACTATGGATTGGTTCCTGTTATGAAAGGTGACGGACCAAATGTCTACAACAGATCTTTGTACCTGACAGCTGGAATCCCTATTGGAAAAGGAAAAGCAGCACAAAGAAGAGCAGAAAAAAATGCCGAAATGAATAAGGTTATACTGCCGGAAGACAAAAACTAA
- a CDS encoding DUF6660 family protein — protein sequence MRWIAIVMSIYLMALSNMPCADMEVNSAMHKTAQFSSEDNHSHDKHNDLCSPFCTCNCCSAQVLSYQSVLSLEFPAAYNLISIPLPNYRSVFASNFYGSIWQPPQIA from the coding sequence ATGAGATGGATAGCAATTGTAATGTCAATTTATTTGATGGCACTTTCAAATATGCCCTGCGCAGATATGGAAGTAAACAGCGCTATGCATAAAACAGCTCAGTTTTCATCTGAGGATAATCATTCTCATGACAAACACAATGATTTATGTTCTCCATTTTGCACCTGCAATTGCTGCAGTGCACAAGTTTTAAGCTATCAATCAGTTTTAAGTCTTGAATTTCCTGCCGCATACAATCTTATTTCTATTCCTTTACCCAATTATCGTTCTGTTTTTGCTTCTAATTTCTACGGAAGCATATGGCAGCCCCCTCAAATAGCATAG
- a CDS encoding CusA/CzcA family heavy metal efflux RND transporter has product MLDKIIQFSIRNKFVILLFTLVLIAWGSYSLKNLPLDALPDVTNNQVQIITTAPTLASQEVEQLITYPLERAVKTVPDIIELRSISRFGLSVVTVVFEDDVDIYWAREQIFQRLKQAEENIPDYVDSPELAPISTGLGEIYQYDVYAKKGYENKYSAVELRTIQDWIIIPQLQGVRGVAEVSAWGGKLKQYEIAVNPNMLNSLGVTITEIFEALEKNNQNTGGAYIEKDQYTYFIRGVGMAKGVKDLENVVVKNRNGSPVLVRNVAQVREGVALRYGASTKDGKGEIVSGLVLMLKGENSSAVVNRIHDKMAQINESLPEGVVAEAFIDRGKLVDNSIKTVAKNLLEGALIVIFVLILFLGNLRAGLIVASVIPLAMLFAVILMNAFGVSGNLMSLGAIDFGIIVDGAVIIVEATMHHLQKIKNKKELTQEEMDDEVYNSASKIRNSAAFGEIIILIVYLPILALIGTEGKMFKPMAMTVSFAIIGAFILSLTYIPMMSALFLSKKTEHKSNFSDRMIAWLENSYTPLLNKALKFKRVVLTTAVALFALAFIIFQNMGGEFIPTIEEGDLAINATIMTGSSLTQMVETATKYEQLLKAKFPEIKTIVTKIGSGEIPTDPMPIESGDLIIVLKDKKEWRSKYRNWEELANAMKEEMEVIPGANIEISQPIQMRFNELMTGSRSDIAIKIFGDDLEILDAKAAELISKIKSIEGIGDLKADKVTGLPQITVKYDYDKIALYGLNISDINQIIRSSFAGESAGKIYDESKRFDVVVRMDENNRADITDVSNLFIPLPNGQQVPLSQVASVEYEQGPVQVIREDGKRRITVGLNVRGRDIKSVVEEIQAKLDKNFKLPVGYYVTYGGQFENLIEATQRLSVALPIALGLILVLLYFTFKSIKQALLIFTAIPLSAIGGVFALSLRGMPFSISAGIGFIALFGIAVLNGIVLISYFNQLKSEGILDPLQRVFIGTKTRLRPVLMTAAVASLGFLPMALSTSGGAEVQKPLATVVIGGLFSATILTLIVLPILYLMLESGFKRKEH; this is encoded by the coding sequence ATGCTAGATAAAATCATTCAATTTAGTATACGAAACAAATTCGTTATACTATTATTTACCCTTGTTTTAATAGCTTGGGGAAGCTATTCACTTAAAAATTTACCGCTCGATGCTTTGCCCGATGTAACCAATAATCAAGTGCAGATTATTACAACAGCCCCAACTTTGGCAAGTCAGGAAGTGGAGCAGTTAATTACGTATCCGTTAGAACGAGCTGTCAAAACCGTTCCGGATATTATCGAACTCCGCAGTATTTCCCGTTTTGGACTATCTGTTGTAACCGTTGTGTTTGAAGACGATGTTGATATTTACTGGGCACGCGAACAAATTTTCCAGCGTTTAAAACAAGCCGAAGAAAATATTCCAGATTATGTAGATTCTCCAGAATTAGCACCAATTTCAACTGGTTTGGGAGAAATTTACCAATATGATGTTTACGCTAAAAAAGGGTATGAAAACAAATACAGCGCCGTCGAATTAAGAACCATTCAGGATTGGATTATTATTCCGCAATTACAGGGAGTCCGTGGTGTTGCTGAAGTAAGTGCCTGGGGCGGAAAACTAAAACAATACGAAATTGCCGTTAACCCTAACATGCTGAATAGTTTAGGAGTTACGATTACTGAAATTTTTGAGGCATTAGAAAAGAATAATCAAAATACCGGCGGGGCTTATATTGAGAAAGATCAATATACTTATTTCATCCGTGGCGTTGGAATGGCAAAAGGTGTTAAAGACCTTGAAAATGTTGTAGTGAAAAACCGAAACGGTTCACCAGTTTTGGTGCGTAATGTGGCTCAGGTTCGCGAAGGTGTTGCATTGCGCTACGGCGCTTCTACAAAAGACGGAAAAGGCGAAATCGTTTCGGGTTTGGTATTAATGCTAAAAGGAGAAAACTCAAGCGCTGTTGTCAACAGGATTCACGACAAAATGGCTCAAATTAATGAAAGTCTTCCCGAAGGAGTTGTTGCAGAAGCCTTTATCGACCGAGGAAAACTCGTTGATAATTCTATTAAAACAGTTGCAAAGAATTTGCTAGAAGGTGCTTTAATCGTAATTTTTGTGCTGATTTTATTTTTAGGAAATCTTCGCGCAGGACTTATTGTAGCATCTGTAATTCCGCTGGCAATGTTATTTGCGGTGATTTTAATGAATGCCTTTGGCGTAAGCGGGAATTTAATGAGTTTGGGGGCAATAGATTTCGGAATCATTGTCGATGGTGCCGTTATTATTGTAGAAGCAACCATGCATCATCTTCAGAAAATCAAAAATAAAAAGGAATTGACGCAGGAAGAAATGGATGATGAAGTGTATAATTCGGCTTCAAAAATCAGGAATAGCGCTGCTTTTGGAGAAATCATTATTTTGATTGTTTATCTACCTATTCTAGCCTTGATTGGAACTGAAGGAAAAATGTTTAAACCAATGGCAATGACGGTTAGTTTTGCCATCATTGGAGCTTTTATACTTTCATTGACTTACATCCCGATGATGAGTGCTTTATTTCTGTCTAAAAAAACAGAGCACAAATCCAATTTTAGTGATAGAATGATTGCGTGGCTCGAAAATAGTTATACGCCTTTGCTTAATAAGGCTTTAAAATTTAAAAGAGTTGTTCTTACAACTGCAGTGGCATTATTTGCTTTAGCATTTATTATTTTCCAAAATATGGGAGGCGAATTTATCCCGACAATTGAAGAAGGTGATCTAGCAATAAATGCTACGATTATGACAGGAAGTTCGCTGACGCAGATGGTAGAAACTGCAACCAAATATGAACAGCTACTAAAAGCAAAATTTCCTGAAATAAAAACCATCGTAACCAAAATTGGAAGCGGTGAAATCCCAACCGACCCTATGCCGATTGAAAGCGGTGATTTGATTATTGTTTTGAAAGACAAAAAAGAATGGAGAAGCAAATATCGTAATTGGGAGGAATTGGCAAATGCGATGAAAGAAGAAATGGAAGTGATTCCCGGAGCGAATATTGAAATTTCTCAGCCCATTCAGATGCGTTTTAACGAATTAATGACCGGAAGCCGATCTGATATCGCCATCAAGATTTTTGGCGACGATTTAGAGATTCTAGACGCGAAAGCGGCAGAATTAATTTCGAAAATAAAAAGTATTGAGGGAATAGGAGATTTAAAGGCCGATAAAGTTACAGGACTGCCTCAGATTACCGTTAAATACGATTATGACAAAATTGCGCTTTACGGACTCAATATTTCAGATATCAATCAAATCATTCGTTCTTCTTTTGCGGGAGAAAGTGCTGGAAAAATCTACGACGAAAGTAAAAGATTTGATGTCGTGGTGAGAATGGATGAAAACAACCGAGCCGATATTACAGATGTCAGCAATTTGTTTATTCCGCTTCCAAACGGCCAGCAGGTACCGCTTTCTCAAGTCGCTTCAGTTGAATATGAGCAAGGTCCTGTACAGGTCATCCGCGAAGACGGAAAAAGAAGAATTACGGTTGGCTTAAATGTTCGCGGAAGAGATATTAAAAGTGTAGTTGAAGAAATTCAAGCAAAACTCGATAAAAACTTCAAGCTTCCAGTAGGATATTACGTAACGTATGGCGGACAGTTTGAGAATTTAATCGAAGCCACACAAAGGCTTTCTGTTGCTTTGCCAATTGCGCTAGGGCTGATTTTGGTATTGCTTTATTTTACATTCAAAAGTATCAAACAAGCCCTTTTAATTTTTACCGCAATTCCGTTGTCTGCAATAGGAGGTGTTTTTGCGCTTTCGCTGAGAGGAATGCCTTTTAGTATTTCGGCAGGAATTGGATTCATCGCCTTATTCGGAATCGCAGTGCTGAACGGAATCGTATTGATTTCGTATTTCAATCAATTGAAATCAGAGGGAATTTTAGATCCGCTTCAAAGAGTTTTTATCGGAACCAAAACAAGATTACGTCCCGTTTTAATGACAGCTGCTGTAGCTTCTTTAGGATTTCTGCCAATGGCATTATCGACAAGCGGCGGGGCAGAAGTGCAGAAACCTTTAGCAACAGTAGTAATCGGCGGCTTATTCTCAGCAACAATATTGACATTAATCGTTTTGCCGATTTTGTATTTAATGCTGGAAAGTGGTTTTAAACGCAAAGAACACTAA
- a CDS encoding TolC family protein — protein MKKLPYNLRKTTFANFAHPLRSLRLIAFLLASTLISAQTKISLEKAIELAKSNNIDLKIADKEIEKQTVLKKTAFQPDPLQVQYQGGQFNSVDFDHNVSVQQFFPLGNITKANRQLQEELAKLAEKRKALSSYEVEKAVTLAYYQYLYGVSIQKLNSELNEIYTKFLKNAELRFKTGESGNIEVISAKAKVKEIETQKAQLEYDLAIYQKQLQFFVQTNKNIIPDENTALQYTFVENQETSKAELLMTDFYQQQISVYQKEAGTFKALRTPKVGLGYFAQTINTESLFQGFTAGLQIPLFGGVNTTKAKAAEISISQSQMALDKNKMILNLQKEELQNNFKKHQKNLAYYQNEGLQYANQIIDTAQKSYANGDMSYWSYISFLNQAIDIKKQFAEATHSYNQSAIELQFPTIKNN, from the coding sequence ATGAAAAAATTACCATACAATCTAAGAAAAACAACCTTTGCGAACTTCGCGCATCCCTTGCGATCTTTGCGGTTAATTGCATTCCTGTTAGCAAGCACGCTAATATCAGCGCAAACCAAAATATCTTTAGAAAAAGCAATAGAACTTGCCAAATCAAACAACATCGACTTAAAAATTGCTGATAAAGAAATAGAAAAACAAACCGTTTTAAAGAAAACTGCTTTTCAGCCAGATCCGTTACAAGTGCAGTATCAGGGCGGGCAATTCAATAGCGTTGATTTTGATCATAATGTTTCTGTACAGCAGTTTTTTCCGTTGGGAAACATTACCAAAGCCAATAGGCAATTACAGGAAGAACTCGCAAAATTGGCTGAAAAACGAAAAGCTTTATCTTCTTATGAAGTCGAAAAAGCAGTAACTCTGGCGTATTATCAATATTTGTATGGAGTTTCAATTCAGAAATTAAACTCAGAATTAAATGAAATTTACACCAAATTTTTAAAAAACGCCGAACTCCGTTTTAAAACGGGAGAAAGCGGTAATATCGAAGTGATTAGCGCCAAAGCCAAAGTAAAAGAAATAGAAACCCAAAAAGCACAGCTAGAATACGACTTGGCTATTTACCAGAAACAGCTTCAGTTTTTTGTTCAGACCAATAAAAACATTATTCCAGATGAAAATACAGCTTTGCAATATACTTTCGTAGAAAATCAAGAAACCTCGAAAGCAGAACTTCTGATGACCGATTTCTATCAACAGCAAATTTCGGTTTATCAAAAAGAAGCTGGGACTTTTAAAGCTTTGCGAACTCCGAAAGTAGGTTTAGGATATTTTGCGCAAACCATTAATACAGAATCGTTGTTTCAAGGTTTTACAGCAGGATTACAGATTCCGTTGTTTGGAGGTGTTAACACAACCAAAGCGAAAGCGGCTGAAATCAGTATTTCGCAGTCCCAAATGGCTTTGGATAAAAATAAAATGATTTTAAATCTGCAAAAAGAAGAATTACAGAATAATTTTAAAAAGCACCAGAAAAACTTAGCTTATTATCAAAATGAAGGTTTGCAGTATGCCAATCAGATTATTGATACAGCACAAAAAAGTTATGCCAATGGCGATATGAGTTATTGGTCGTATATCAGTTTTTTAAATCAGGCGATTGATATTAAAAAACAATTTGCAGAAGCGACTCACAGCTATAATCAAAGCGCCATCGAACTCCAATTTCCAACCATCAAAAACAATTAA
- a CDS encoding efflux RND transporter periplasmic adaptor subunit, whose protein sequence is MKINLTAKIAEILSQSPQRKLAYSLLLIAYCGILNSCNEKKTEEIHEEEKSQTEVALTESQYKTVGIETGFVENRNLNKIIKANGYTTVPPQNSAEVSTLIGGTVKDIYVLEGTFVNKGKVLATIQNLEVIEMQEDYHSASANVEYLQLEYNRQKTLSDENVNPRKVFQEVKAKLAAERARAQAAKNKLEALHVSIKGSSSLVPIVAPINGYVGKINIAKGAFANTGVSLFEVVDNSQMHLDLNVYEKDLGSISVGQVIDFVLTNQSNKSIKGKIFGINKSFSNESKTVAVHAKIDPADAKGLIPGMYVSANINITNATVPALPKDAVVRNADKYFVFVQEESHTEEKHKHTEGEKEESHEKEIHFKAVEVMPGTTDLGFTEVKFVDKIASDAKIVTKGAFYLLSAMKGGGEHEH, encoded by the coding sequence ATGAAAATAAATTTAACCGCAAAGATCGCAGAGATTTTATCGCAGAGTCCGCAAAGAAAGTTAGCCTACAGCTTACTGCTTATAGCTTACTGCGGAATTTTAAATTCTTGCAATGAAAAAAAGACAGAGGAAATACACGAAGAAGAAAAATCACAAACGGAAGTTGCTTTAACCGAATCTCAATATAAAACTGTAGGTATTGAAACAGGATTTGTAGAAAACAGAAACCTGAATAAAATCATCAAAGCCAATGGCTACACGACAGTTCCACCGCAAAATTCCGCTGAAGTTTCGACTTTAATTGGGGGAACGGTAAAAGATATTTATGTTTTGGAAGGAACATTCGTCAACAAAGGAAAAGTTTTAGCAACCATTCAAAATCTTGAAGTAATTGAAATGCAGGAAGATTATCATTCGGCTTCTGCCAATGTCGAATATTTGCAGTTAGAATACAACCGCCAGAAAACCTTGAGCGATGAAAATGTAAATCCGAGAAAAGTATTTCAGGAAGTAAAAGCAAAATTAGCAGCCGAAAGAGCGCGTGCGCAGGCAGCCAAAAACAAATTAGAAGCTTTACATGTTTCCATAAAAGGAAGTTCGTCTCTAGTTCCAATTGTAGCTCCGATAAATGGTTACGTTGGGAAAATTAATATTGCGAAAGGCGCTTTTGCCAATACTGGAGTTTCGCTTTTTGAAGTGGTTGACAACAGCCAGATGCATTTGGATTTGAATGTTTACGAGAAAGATTTGGGTTCTATTTCGGTAGGGCAGGTAATTGATTTTGTATTAACGAATCAGTCCAATAAATCCATTAAAGGAAAGATTTTCGGAATCAATAAATCTTTTTCTAACGAAAGTAAAACCGTTGCCGTTCACGCCAAAATCGATCCTGCCGATGCCAAAGGTTTGATTCCTGGAATGTATGTTTCTGCCAATATCAATATTACAAATGCAACCGTTCCTGCATTACCAAAAGATGCTGTAGTTCGAAATGCAGATAAGTATTTTGTTTTTGTACAAGAAGAATCGCATACTGAAGAAAAACACAAGCATACCGAAGGCGAAAAAGAAGAATCTCATGAAAAAGAAATTCATTTTAAAGCAGTTGAAGTAATGCCAGGAACAACAGATTTAGGTTTTACAGAAGTGAAATTTGTAGACAAAATCGCGTCTGATGCTAAAATCGTTACCAAAGGTGCTTTTTATCTGCTGTCAGCAATGAAAGGCGGAGGCGAGCATGAGCATTGA